TTGATGCAAGAGTTGCAAGCGGATTTTCTTGTAAGTGGTGAGGTCCTTGGTCAAAGGCCTATGAGTCAGAACAGGGTAATTTTAGAAAAAATTGAAAGAGAAGCAGGGGTGGAGGGATTGCTTTTAAGACCCCTCTCTGCAAAACTTCTAAAGGAAACAGAACCTGAAAAAAGGGGACTCCTATCCAGAGAAAAACTTTATGGCCATTCTGGAAGAAAAAGAGATTTCCAGCTGGAACTTGCAAAAGCCTTTGAGCTTAAAGAGATACCTACTCCGGCTGGAGGGTGTCTTCTTGCAGATCCAATTATCGGAAGCCGTATCTTACGGGTCCTGAAAGAAAAAAAACCGCTTAACCCCCTCACAGCCGAACTCCTCACCTTTGGAAGACACCATTTTGATGGCGACCTTTGGGCAGTCCTTGGAAGAAATGAAAAGGAAAATCTGCGGTTAGAAAGGGTGATTGCAGGAAGGCTTCCTCTTTATACTCTAAGTGAGCCAGCTCCCAATCTTGCTGTGATTTGTGGACCTATAGATGAGGAGAATATAAAGAACTTACTGATAAACTATTCTAAAAAGGCCCAACTTAAGCTCCAGAGGGGAGAAAGAGTTGAGCTTATTGCAAAGTAATCCTCCTAAGGTAGTTACCCTTCTTACAGATTTTGGCTTAAAGGACCACTATGCTGGAGTGGTGAAAGGAAGGATCCTGCAAGAGCTTTACGGGTATCCTTATCCCCTGTTTATAGACCTAAGTCATGAGATTCCTCCTCAAGATGTCAAAAAGGCTGCCCTTCTTTTAAAATTTTCCTATAAATATTTTCCAGAAGGGACAATTTTTCTATGTATTGTTGACCCTGGGGTGGGAACGGAAAGAAGGGCCCTACTCCTTAAAACTGAAAAATTTTCCTTTGTAGGACCTGATAACGGGCTTTTTACCTTTATTCTCAGAGAAAGTCAAACCAGTGAGGCCTTTGAAATATTAAAGGAGAAACTTCTTTCCTTTCCCTATAGTGCAACCTTTCATGGGAGAGATCTTTTTGCACCAGCTGTTGCCCTACTTTTAAAATCAGAGAGTATTGAAGACTGGACAAGGGTTATCTCAAAAGAGAGCCTTTTACAGCTTGATTTCCCTGAACCAGAGCCTGTTTCTTCAGGATTCAGGCTTTCTATCTGGTATGTGGATCACTTTGGAAATCTCATAACCAATTGGGAAAAGACTTTTACGGAGAGGCCTTTCAGAGTTTTTGTAAATAAAAAAGAGGTAAGATTGGTTAAGACCTATGGAGATGGGAAAGAGGGAGAAGTGATAGCCCTTTTTGGCAGTGAGGGACTCCTTGAAATAGCAATCCCGAATTCTTCAGCTATACAAAAATTAGGCCTACCTGAGATTACAATAAGTTTTTAAAGAGAAGGCCACTTTTTTACGTAAGGTCTTATCCTTACAAGAAAAAGGTGAGAGGTGAAAGTAAGGGAAGCCCCTTGCGTGTCTGTCCAATCCTTGCGTGTCTGCCTGATAATGTAAAGGAACATATAACAGGCAAATACATAGCCAAAAGAGGGCAACACACAGGTTTGCCCCTACAAAATACAGGTTCATTTTCCCATAACCGAAGTAGTAGAAAAATTCTCTTGAATCTCAAAAGATATGGACTTATATACCCCTTTGTAATTTCAAAAAGTGATGTTATATTTTAAAGTCAAAAAATAGGATAAGGAGGGATAGGTCGTGCCGGTAAGAATTAGGCTTATGCGTTTGGGAAGAAAGAAAAAACCCTTTTTCAGAGTGATTGCTGCGGATTCAAGGTCTCCCAGGGACGGTAAATTTTTAGATATTCTCGGATACTATAATCCCCTTAAAGAACCATATGAATTCAAAGTTGATTCAGAAAAGGTGAAGCTCTGGCTCCAAAGAGGTGCAGAACCTACCGAGACTGTAAGAG
This window of the Caldimicrobium thiodismutans genome carries:
- a CDS encoding adenine nucleotide alpha hydrolase family protein; the protein is MPRALLLFSEGLDSTLCALILKREGIEVIVLRFITPFFGWKYKDSPHLFEEKIKALGLPAGRVVDITEEYLEILKKPAFGYGDYANPCIDCKIFFLKKAKDLMQELQADFLVSGEVLGQRPMSQNRVILEKIEREAGVEGLLLRPLSAKLLKETEPEKRGLLSREKLYGHSGRKRDFQLELAKAFELKEIPTPAGGCLLADPIIGSRILRVLKEKKPLNPLTAELLTFGRHHFDGDLWAVLGRNEKENLRLERVIAGRLPLYTLSEPAPNLAVICGPIDEENIKNLLINYSKKAQLKLQRGERVELIAK
- a CDS encoding SAM hydrolase/SAM-dependent halogenase family protein, which codes for MQSNPPKVVTLLTDFGLKDHYAGVVKGRILQELYGYPYPLFIDLSHEIPPQDVKKAALLLKFSYKYFPEGTIFLCIVDPGVGTERRALLLKTEKFSFVGPDNGLFTFILRESQTSEAFEILKEKLLSFPYSATFHGRDLFAPAVALLLKSESIEDWTRVISKESLLQLDFPEPEPVSSGFRLSIWYVDHFGNLITNWEKTFTERPFRVFVNKKEVRLVKTYGDGKEGEVIALFGSEGLLEIAIPNSSAIQKLGLPEITISF
- the rpsP gene encoding 30S ribosomal protein S16 — translated: MPVRIRLMRLGRKKKPFFRVIAADSRSPRDGKFLDILGYYNPLKEPYEFKVDSEKVKLWLQRGAEPTETVRALLKREGLL